A window of Lentibacillus sp. Marseille-P4043 contains these coding sequences:
- the tilS gene encoding tRNA lysidine(34) synthetase TilS gives MREAVISFMKKHQLLKKGKTVLVGVSGGPDSMALLHLLSSIRTEYNLRVVVVSVDHQLRGDESKADLTYVKEMCDKWEIDFYGTSVDVLSYKHSRKIGTEVAARELRYQIFSEQMQKEQADYLMLGHHGDDQVETMLMGLTRSSNPRAIAGIPFKRPFATGFIVRPLLGVSKNEIEKYCKQHNIIPRRDPTNETTDFTRNYFRNKVIPLIKTQNNNIHTTVQHLSENIQADETFLVNEALKLFDKVVTIDKDERVATFKIDAFQTYPLALQRRFYHLILNYLYDELPKDLSYVHEEQFFVLLTSKKANVHINFPHQLKVEKAYQQLSFYFDESQTLKVNETLLIPGEIILPDGAKVVANFTDNPGVTDENTYVCRKEDIALPLHIRMRQDGDRMCWKGLNGSKKIKDIFIDAKVPMKERDKWPIVTDNNGEILWLIGLKKGQPKKQANNTSYIKISYEKGSV, from the coding sequence ATGCGTGAAGCAGTCATTTCATTTATGAAGAAGCACCAATTATTAAAAAAAGGTAAAACGGTATTAGTTGGCGTATCTGGGGGTCCTGATTCCATGGCGCTCTTACACCTTCTATCGTCTATTCGAACAGAGTACAATCTTCGCGTAGTAGTTGTTTCAGTTGACCATCAATTACGCGGTGATGAGTCTAAAGCAGACCTGACTTACGTAAAGGAAATGTGTGATAAATGGGAAATTGATTTTTATGGAACTTCTGTGGATGTATTATCGTATAAACATAGTAGAAAAATTGGAACAGAGGTTGCAGCTAGGGAATTACGGTATCAGATATTTTCTGAACAAATGCAAAAGGAGCAAGCAGATTATTTAATGCTTGGTCACCATGGTGATGACCAAGTTGAAACAATGCTTATGGGACTTACACGATCATCCAATCCAAGGGCAATTGCTGGAATACCTTTTAAGCGACCATTTGCAACAGGTTTTATTGTTCGTCCCCTTTTGGGTGTTTCAAAAAACGAAATAGAGAAGTATTGCAAGCAACATAATATTATTCCAAGGAGAGACCCAACTAATGAAACAACGGATTTTACAAGGAATTATTTTCGAAATAAAGTTATTCCGTTAATAAAAACACAAAACAACAATATACATACTACAGTGCAACATTTAAGTGAAAACATACAGGCCGACGAAACATTTTTGGTTAATGAGGCACTAAAACTTTTCGATAAGGTAGTTACGATAGATAAGGATGAACGTGTGGCAACATTTAAAATTGATGCTTTCCAAACATATCCCCTTGCTTTACAAAGGCGTTTCTATCATCTAATATTAAACTATCTATATGATGAATTGCCAAAAGATTTATCGTATGTTCATGAGGAACAGTTTTTTGTGTTGTTAACCAGCAAAAAGGCTAATGTCCACATTAATTTTCCACATCAATTAAAAGTGGAAAAGGCGTACCAGCAATTGAGCTTTTACTTTGATGAATCCCAAACGCTTAAGGTGAATGAAACATTGCTTATTCCCGGGGAAATAATATTGCCGGATGGAGCAAAAGTAGTCGCAAATTTCACCGATAATCCGGGGGTGACAGATGAGAATACGTATGTATGTAGAAAAGAAGATATTGCGTTACCTTTACATATTAGAATGAGGCAGGATGGAGACCGCATGTGCTGGAAGGGGCTAAACGGAAGTAAAAAGATTAAAGATATCTTCATAGATGCAAAGGTTCCGATGAAAGAACGGGATAAATGGCCGATTGTTACCGATAATAATGGAGAGATCCTATGGCTTATCGGGTTAAAAAAGGGACAGCCAAAAAAACAGGCAAACAACACCTCATATATTAAAATCAGTTATGAAAAAGGCAGTGTGTAG
- a CDS encoding protein kinase domain-containing protein: MKINQAWKNQGIELRPGTTIRGKWHKHRYVIKQKLGSGAIGSVYLCVCNGKNRALKISDNSASMTMEVNVLKSLEKVQGNRLGPSLFDVDDWVTPQGIKHTFYVMEYLQGETLPSFINRNGSEWTGVFMLQLLEDLEQLHQAGWVFGDLKTDNLLVLSSPPKVRWIDVGGTTQIGRAIKEYTEFFDRGYWGMGSRRAEPSYDLFAVTMVFLSIYFPKHFQKGPHPEKTLMTKMNEVKALRLYRPCLKKAIQGKYQSSAQMRRELASTIYQAQRRSTNRRTTKKRPPTVKGPAVIEATSIFILSLVFYLSSLLLP, encoded by the coding sequence ATGAAGATAAATCAAGCATGGAAGAATCAGGGTATTGAATTAAGACCAGGCACGACCATCAGGGGTAAATGGCATAAACATCGTTATGTCATCAAACAAAAGCTAGGAAGTGGGGCTATTGGCTCTGTATATCTGTGTGTTTGCAATGGTAAAAATAGAGCACTAAAAATTAGTGATAACAGCGCATCGATGACAATGGAGGTCAATGTATTAAAGTCGCTTGAAAAGGTCCAAGGAAATCGGCTTGGACCTTCTTTATTCGATGTTGATGATTGGGTCACACCTCAAGGTATAAAGCACACCTTTTACGTAATGGAATATTTACAAGGTGAAACGCTACCTAGTTTTATTAATCGAAATGGAAGTGAGTGGACTGGCGTGTTTATGCTCCAATTACTCGAAGACTTGGAGCAACTACATCAAGCGGGATGGGTGTTTGGGGATTTAAAAACCGATAATTTGCTTGTATTATCATCTCCACCAAAAGTTCGTTGGATCGATGTTGGAGGTACAACACAAATTGGTAGGGCCATCAAGGAATATACCGAGTTTTTTGACCGTGGTTATTGGGGAATGGGTTCTAGACGGGCAGAACCATCCTATGATCTGTTTGCAGTTACAATGGTCTTTTTAAGTATCTATTTCCCTAAACACTTCCAAAAAGGGCCACACCCGGAAAAAACATTAATGACTAAAATGAATGAGGTTAAGGCATTACGGTTATACAGGCCTTGTTTAAAAAAGGCGATTCAGGGAAAATATCAATCTAGTGCACAAATGAGAAGGGAACTGGCCAGTACGATCTATCAAGCGCAAAGAAGGAGCACAAATAGACGTACAACTAAGAAAAGGCCCCCAACTGTGAAGGGACCAGCAGTAATAGAGGCGACAAGTATTTTTATTTTATCGTTGGTTTTTTATCTATCATCCTTACTATTACCATGA
- a CDS encoding VWA domain-containing protein, protein MKKGTLKQILLITDGCSNRGESPAATAAIASQQGITVNVIGILNDDQTEDPEGLREVEDIALSGGGVSQLVYKQALSQTVQTVTKQAMTQTLQGFVNQELKQILGPNQSMEDLEPEKRGEIMEVVEDMGETCDLEVLVLVDTSASMHDKLPTVKEALVDLSISLNARIGRNRFCIFSFPGKRESIQKVFDWSPKLDAVSTVFPKLTSGGITPTGPAIREAMYQFGKKSLLRSLRNEDKSSMEESGY, encoded by the coding sequence ATGAAAAAAGGGACGTTGAAACAGATTTTGTTGATAACAGATGGCTGTTCGAATAGAGGAGAGAGTCCTGCAGCAACAGCAGCAATTGCTTCACAACAAGGGATTACGGTTAATGTAATTGGAATCTTAAATGACGATCAAACGGAAGATCCTGAAGGGCTTAGAGAAGTAGAGGACATTGCACTTTCTGGTGGTGGTGTGAGCCAACTAGTCTATAAGCAAGCATTATCACAAACAGTACAAACAGTAACAAAACAGGCAATGACGCAAACATTACAAGGTTTTGTTAATCAAGAACTAAAACAAATATTAGGACCCAATCAATCGATGGAAGATTTAGAACCGGAAAAACGCGGCGAAATTATGGAAGTGGTAGAGGACATGGGAGAAACGTGTGACCTAGAGGTGCTTGTTCTAGTTGATACAAGTGCTAGTATGCATGACAAACTTCCAACTGTGAAAGAGGCATTGGTTGACTTGTCGATTAGCTTAAATGCACGAATTGGTCGGAATCGCTTTTGTATTTTTAGTTTCCCTGGTAAACGTGAAAGTATACAAAAGGTTTTTGATTGGTCACCAAAACTTGATGCTGTATCAACGGTTTTTCCAAAGCTGACCAGCGGCGGGATTACCCCAACAGGCCCAGCAATACGGGAGGCAATGTATCAATTTGGCAAAAAAAGTTTGTTAAGGAGCCTTCGTAATGAAGATAAATCAAGCATGGAAGAATCAGGGTATTGA
- the spoIIE gene encoding stage II sporulation protein E, whose amino-acid sequence MMDSIPRVETKTFGRETKDIGKWRSKISSGAKTVMLEKGWLLFIVGFLLGRAVILSDVSPFAVAFLATVWFVHKEKAAKVMLAIIAGALSFTIAQGIFVTLAMIVFIFLAGLFKNVKNQQTVIPLFVFLSTIAPRLFLYSITDQLSSYEWMLLFVEGVLGTVLVLIFMQSIPLLSPKRYKPTLKNEEIVCMIILIASILTGTIGWEFYDASVEQIFSRYFVLMLAFIGGAAVGSTVGVVAGLILSLANVANLYQMSLLAFSGLLGGLLKEGRKMGVSVGLLVGTFLVGIYGDASTLVPSILESSIAIVFFFLTPASWFKKLSRYIPGTEEYTNEQEQYLQKVRNVTAKRVEQFSDVFEALSKSFTNTEEFPQEEMDRKRETDFFLSQVTEKTCQSCFMKEKCWQQQFDKTYTLMESMKDDLEEGNEPERKILHQFENHCVKSKKVMETMKEEMSFFEANQKLKKQVMESKRFVADQLQGVSEVMENFAKEILKERQHHENQEVQIVNALKNMGIDLEKLDIFRLDKGNVDIEMTASFNDYHGEGPKLIAPVLSDILNEMIIVKEEEISPFPNGYCYLAFGSAKEFVIETGVANAAKGGGLISGDSFTTIELGAGKYAMAISDGMGNGKRAHEESDETLRLLHQILQTGIPEKVAIKSINSILSLRSTDEMYATLDLAVINLHNAFVRFLKIGSTPSFIKRGDEMLKVEASNLPMGIIQEFDVDIVSEQLKAEDVLIMMSDGIFDGPKHVENTDIWLKRKIREMRTDDPQEMADLLLEEVVRTRSGAIVDDMTVMVAKIVKNTPQWTSIPAYEKEAQ is encoded by the coding sequence ATGATGGATTCAATTCCAAGAGTAGAAACGAAAACATTTGGACGTGAAACAAAGGATATAGGTAAATGGCGAAGTAAAATATCTTCCGGTGCAAAAACGGTAATGCTTGAAAAGGGATGGCTGCTTTTTATTGTTGGCTTTTTATTAGGACGAGCTGTGATTTTATCAGATGTATCCCCGTTTGCTGTGGCCTTTTTAGCAACTGTATGGTTTGTACATAAAGAAAAGGCAGCAAAGGTTATGCTAGCAATTATTGCGGGTGCACTAAGCTTTACGATCGCCCAAGGTATATTTGTTACGTTAGCTATGATTGTATTTATTTTTCTTGCTGGATTGTTTAAAAATGTAAAAAATCAACAAACGGTTATTCCGCTGTTTGTTTTCCTTTCTACCATTGCACCACGATTATTTCTTTATTCAATCACAGACCAGCTTTCATCATATGAATGGATGCTTCTATTTGTTGAGGGGGTTTTAGGTACTGTACTTGTATTAATATTTATGCAGAGCATTCCGCTATTATCACCAAAAAGATATAAACCAACTTTAAAAAATGAAGAAATTGTTTGCATGATTATTCTGATTGCATCGATTTTAACAGGGACAATTGGCTGGGAATTCTATGATGCATCCGTGGAACAAATTTTCTCCAGGTATTTCGTGCTCATGCTCGCCTTTATAGGTGGAGCTGCTGTTGGATCAACGGTTGGCGTCGTTGCTGGTCTAATCTTATCACTTGCAAATGTTGCGAACCTTTATCAAATGAGCTTGCTAGCCTTTTCTGGATTACTTGGCGGATTACTAAAAGAAGGAAGGAAAATGGGAGTAAGTGTTGGACTGCTTGTGGGGACATTTTTGGTCGGGATTTATGGAGACGCTTCCACACTGGTACCTTCCATTTTAGAATCATCCATTGCAATTGTATTCTTTTTTCTTACACCGGCAAGCTGGTTTAAAAAATTATCTCGCTATATTCCAGGAACAGAGGAATATACCAATGAACAGGAACAATACTTGCAAAAGGTCCGTAATGTTACAGCTAAACGAGTTGAACAGTTTTCTGATGTGTTTGAAGCATTATCGAAAAGTTTCACAAATACCGAGGAATTTCCACAGGAAGAAATGGATCGCAAGCGGGAGACAGATTTCTTTTTAAGTCAAGTCACGGAAAAAACTTGTCAAAGCTGCTTCATGAAGGAGAAGTGCTGGCAGCAGCAATTTGATAAAACATATACACTAATGGAGAGCATGAAAGATGACCTTGAAGAGGGAAATGAACCGGAACGTAAAATACTCCATCAATTTGAGAATCATTGTGTTAAGTCAAAAAAGGTAATGGAGACAATGAAAGAGGAAATGTCCTTTTTTGAGGCTAATCAAAAGCTAAAAAAACAGGTGATGGAAAGTAAGCGATTTGTAGCAGATCAACTTCAGGGTGTATCAGAAGTGATGGAGAACTTCGCCAAGGAAATTTTGAAAGAGAGACAGCACCATGAAAATCAAGAGGTCCAAATTGTAAATGCATTAAAAAATATGGGAATTGATTTGGAGAAGCTCGATATATTCAGATTGGATAAAGGCAATGTTGATATTGAAATGACCGCTTCTTTTAATGATTACCATGGAGAGGGGCCTAAATTAATCGCCCCAGTTCTCTCTGATATCCTAAACGAGATGATTATTGTGAAAGAGGAAGAGATCTCGCCATTTCCAAATGGTTATTGCTATTTAGCGTTTGGTTCTGCAAAGGAGTTTGTAATTGAAACAGGGGTGGCAAACGCCGCGAAAGGTGGAGGCTTAATCTCTGGTGATAGCTTTACAACAATTGAACTTGGTGCAGGTAAATATGCAATGGCAATTAGTGATGGTATGGGTAATGGGAAACGTGCACACGAAGAAAGTGATGAAACATTACGGTTGTTGCATCAAATTTTGCAAACTGGAATTCCGGAAAAGGTAGCGATTAAATCGATCAATTCCATCTTATCGTTACGTTCTACAGACGAGATGTATGCAACGTTAGATCTTGCTGTTATTAATCTGCATAATGCATTTGTTCGATTTCTGAAAATCGGCTCTACCCCTAGTTTTATCAAACGAGGAGACGAGATGCTTAAAGTGGAAGCTAGTAATTTACCAATGGGGATCATTCAGGAATTTGACGTAGATATTGTTAGTGAACAATTAAAAGCAGAAGATGTATTAATTATGATGAGTGATGGGATCTTTGACGGGCCGAAACATGTAGAAAATACGGATATTTGGTTAAAACGAAAAATCCGCGAAATGCGAACGGATGATCCACAGGAAATGGCTGATTTACTGCTAGAGGAAGTTGTCCGCACTAGGTCTGGAGCAATTGTAGATGATATGACAGTGATGGTAGCCAAAATCGTAAAAAATACGCCCCAATGGACAAGTATACCAGCCTATGAAAAAGAAGCACAGTAA
- a CDS encoding S1 domain-containing RNA-binding protein, whose product MSIEVGSKLQGKVTGITNFGAFVELGEGKTGLVHISEVADNYVKDINEHLSVGDEIKVKVINVEKDGKIGLSIKKAKDRPQRQRNTRERTESFESKMNRFLKDSEDRLASLKKHTESKRGGRGAKRG is encoded by the coding sequence ATGTCAATCGAAGTAGGCAGCAAGCTGCAGGGAAAGGTAACAGGTATCACTAATTTTGGAGCTTTTGTTGAGCTTGGAGAAGGAAAAACAGGCCTTGTCCATATTAGTGAGGTTGCCGATAATTACGTCAAAGACATTAATGAACATCTTAGTGTCGGGGATGAAATAAAGGTGAAAGTAATTAATGTCGAAAAGGACGGCAAGATTGGTTTGTCAATTAAGAAGGCAAAAGATAGACCACAACGCCAAAGAAATACCCGTGAGCGCACGGAATCATTTGAATCAAAAATGAACCGTTTTCTAAAAGATTCCGAAGACCGTTTAGCCTCTTTAAAGAAGCACACGGAATCCAAACGCGGGGGCCGAGGTGCTAAAAGAGGATAG
- a CDS encoding FtsB family cell division protein has product MSTKKKTVTRLDSNYMQQYDAYIERQKKKKKRLIRRLVLFSVVVLIAIGSMTAYHVKQRVLHAEKNEQYEQMQDKLASLKKEEENLNEEIDLLKDEDYVLEIARTNYFFSKEGELIFKLPNEDPSY; this is encoded by the coding sequence GTGTCAACAAAGAAAAAAACGGTAACAAGATTAGATTCGAATTATATGCAGCAGTATGACGCATACATAGAGAGACAGAAAAAGAAAAAGAAACGTCTAATTCGCCGTCTTGTGTTATTTTCTGTTGTGGTACTCATTGCTATTGGCAGCATGACTGCATATCACGTTAAACAGCGTGTACTTCATGCTGAGAAGAATGAACAATATGAACAAATGCAAGATAAGTTAGCCTCGTTAAAAAAGGAAGAAGAAAACCTTAATGAGGAAATTGACTTATTAAAAGATGAAGACTATGTATTAGAGATCGCTCGAACGAACTATTTTTTCTCTAAAGAAGGAGAATTAATTTTTAAACTTCCTAACGAGGATCCCTCTTATTGA
- the yabQ gene encoding spore cortex biosynthesis protein YabQ — MTLNVQFMTMIVMIISGFYLGIIQETFRRFKPHWKDNRFLVYFMEVAFWLSQVLLVFYVLFLVNAGELRFYVFLALFLGFSIYQAVAAPLYKWLLEHIIRIVVTCYRFVERLIQILIITPIKYMIKLFVTIVLLIVQFIMTLLLFVAKVIFFPIKWIFYTIYRLLPRNIQNFFHKLAGFYSTIKNIGKKGMKYLKFKRR, encoded by the coding sequence ATGACACTAAATGTCCAGTTCATGACGATGATTGTCATGATTATAAGTGGATTTTATTTGGGTATCATACAAGAAACATTTCGCCGCTTTAAGCCACATTGGAAGGATAATCGATTCCTTGTATATTTCATGGAGGTAGCCTTTTGGTTATCACAGGTCTTGCTTGTATTTTATGTGTTATTCCTTGTTAATGCAGGGGAACTACGCTTTTATGTTTTCTTAGCCCTTTTTCTAGGGTTTTCCATTTATCAAGCAGTAGCTGCTCCTCTATATAAATGGTTACTAGAGCATATTATCCGAATCGTTGTAACCTGTTATCGCTTTGTGGAGCGGCTAATTCAAATATTGATTATTACCCCGATAAAGTATATGATAAAATTGTTTGTTACAATTGTCCTGTTGATCGTTCAGTTCATAATGACACTGCTCCTATTTGTAGCGAAAGTTATCTTCTTCCCTATAAAATGGATATTTTATACAATCTATCGGTTATTACCAAGAAATATCCAAAATTTTTTTCACAAACTTGCAGGATTTTATAGTACAATAAAGAATATAGGTAAGAAGGGCATGAAGTATTTAAAGTTTAAGAGGAGGTAG
- the yabP gene encoding sporulation protein YabP — MNYYEKDSEQRVQQDHFVKINNRKDLEITGVKEVDSFDNEEFLLETVMGYLIIRGQNLQLKNLDVGEGLVAIKGKVYELSYVDEHHQEKAKGFFSKLFR; from the coding sequence ATGAATTATTATGAAAAAGATTCCGAGCAACGAGTTCAACAAGATCACTTCGTAAAAATTAACAATCGCAAGGATTTGGAAATTACTGGTGTTAAAGAAGTAGATAGTTTTGATAATGAAGAATTTCTACTGGAAACTGTAATGGGTTACTTAATTATTCGTGGACAAAATTTGCAGTTAAAAAACCTTGATGTTGGCGAAGGATTAGTTGCGATTAAAGGCAAAGTATATGAGCTTTCCTATGTGGATGAACATCACCAGGAGAAAGCTAAAGGGTTCTTTAGCAAGTTATTTCGATGA
- a CDS encoding RNA-binding S4 domain-containing protein: protein MRLDKFLKVSRLIKRRTLAKEVADKGRITINGNQAKAASNVEVGDELVIQFGQKLVTIEITNLKEAVKKDEAETLYKVIKEEKSNS from the coding sequence ATGCGTTTAGATAAATTTTTAAAAGTATCTAGATTAATTAAACGGCGTACATTAGCAAAAGAAGTTGCAGATAAAGGTCGGATAACGATCAACGGCAACCAGGCAAAGGCCGCCTCTAATGTAGAAGTAGGCGATGAATTAGTTATTCAATTCGGGCAGAAGCTAGTAACTATAGAAATTACCAACTTGAAAGAGGCCGTAAAGAAAGATGAAGCAGAGACATTGTATAAAGTGATCAAAGAGGAAAAGAGCAACAGTTAA
- the mazG gene encoding nucleoside triphosphate pyrophosphohydrolase, which translates to MNQKIEVVGLGAGDINQLPLGIYKKLTSTTEKVYVRTFEHPVVEALQAEGVLFESFDNIYESNQQFADVYQKIAKELIEQSGEGNVIYAVPGHPMLAEKTVQLLLEQKEVTIDVVGGQSYLDDLFTGLKIDPIDGFQFVDATSFNRHQLDYRHHLIFCQVYDRFTASNVKLALLEDLPADYQVTVVEAAGSKQEKMTIIPLEQLDHSMEVNNLTSVYIPPVSHDLLHHTFSRLREVIAKLRSPDGCPWDKEQTHESLREYAIEEVYELIDAIDDQDDDGIVEELGDILLQVMLHSQIGEDNGYFVIDDVIKSITDKMIHRHPHVFGDKTVDSVADVYTNWDALKREEKGDQRKSVLDGVSKSIPALAKAYQLQKKAAKVGFAWETVDGAWDKLQEEIKEVQEAIEENDQVEVEKELGDVLFVLANISRYYKVNPEVALNRTNQKFISRFSYIEEKVNEQAKDINEVSLKEMDALWDQAKEKE; encoded by the coding sequence TTGAATCAAAAAATTGAAGTTGTTGGGTTAGGTGCTGGTGATATTAATCAGTTGCCGCTTGGAATCTATAAAAAGTTAACGAGTACGACGGAAAAAGTTTATGTTCGAACATTTGAGCATCCGGTTGTTGAGGCCTTGCAAGCAGAGGGAGTTCTATTTGAATCGTTTGATAATATTTATGAATCTAATCAGCAATTTGCGGATGTTTACCAAAAGATTGCGAAAGAATTGATTGAGCAATCGGGTGAAGGCAATGTGATTTATGCTGTTCCAGGCCATCCTATGCTTGCGGAAAAAACAGTACAGCTATTACTGGAGCAGAAGGAAGTAACAATTGATGTTGTCGGTGGTCAAAGCTATCTGGATGATTTATTTACGGGATTAAAAATAGATCCAATAGATGGTTTTCAATTTGTTGATGCCACGTCATTTAATCGTCATCAACTCGATTATCGGCATCATCTTATCTTTTGCCAAGTTTACGATCGTTTTACTGCTTCTAATGTAAAGCTTGCATTGTTAGAGGATTTGCCGGCTGATTATCAAGTTACTGTTGTCGAAGCAGCAGGGAGCAAGCAGGAAAAGATGACAATTATTCCATTAGAACAGCTTGATCATTCCATGGAAGTAAATAATTTAACTAGTGTATACATCCCACCAGTATCACATGACCTGTTACATCATACCTTTAGTCGTTTACGAGAAGTAATCGCCAAATTGCGTAGTCCAGATGGTTGCCCATGGGATAAGGAACAGACACATGAATCGCTGCGGGAATATGCAATCGAAGAGGTTTATGAACTTATCGATGCAATTGACGACCAAGATGATGACGGGATTGTTGAGGAATTGGGTGATATTCTTTTACAAGTCATGCTCCACAGTCAAATTGGCGAAGATAACGGATATTTTGTAATTGATGATGTTATTAAATCTATTACAGACAAAATGATCCATCGCCACCCACATGTCTTTGGTGATAAAACGGTTGATTCTGTTGCTGACGTGTATACCAATTGGGATGCCTTAAAACGAGAGGAAAAAGGTGATCAGCGTAAATCCGTTTTAGATGGTGTCTCTAAAAGTATTCCTGCCCTTGCTAAAGCCTATCAGTTGCAAAAAAAGGCTGCAAAGGTTGGATTTGCATGGGAAACGGTTGATGGTGCATGGGATAAATTGCAAGAGGAAATAAAAGAAGTACAAGAGGCTATTGAGGAGAATGACCAAGTAGAAGTAGAGAAGGAATTGGGTGACGTTCTATTTGTACTAGCAAATATTTCAAGGTATTATAAAGTGAATCCGGAAGTTGCATTAAATAGAACGAACCAAAAGTTTATTTCCCGGTTTTCTTATATTGAAGAGAAGGTAAACGAACAAGCAAAGGACATCAATGAAGTAAGTTTAAAAGAAATGGATGCACTCTGGGACCAAGCAAAAGAAAAGGAGTGA
- a CDS encoding putative polysaccharide biosynthesis protein gives MASNESNKLVRGALLLTLAGFVSKLLSAGYRIPLQNLTGDLGFYIYQQIYPFLGMVLVLSLYGFPSAISKIAVDLKSEGRQLSFTRFFVPVFTILLTINGAIFLFLLSTAGEIANWMGNPKLQQALQFAAFAFLLIPFSSLLRGAFQGSYQMKPTALSQIGEQFIRVFIIILAAVLIVINGRDIYEIGQAAAIASIAGGIMAIIVLGMFLFKQRLIQPDLFTIPWGYYLKTLLIFGIIAALNHMVLIVIQFADAFTLVPGLKDFGISQIEAMELKGVFDRGQPLIQLGTVIGSSFALALIPSISKQKLQSNPQQSYHYIRSGLIFSFYLAVGATVGLLVIFPEVNTVLFENDLGTTSLRILSIAVFLCSLAITASSILQGLGYIKRTAAFILIAFFIKWTLNQLFVPLWSITGSAIATVISLLVLCGLVIIELRKKLPDLNFWQTINWHALLIASCVMVVYLYLIHYVFVFFDINSRLGLLAYVIGVAVTGAVVYMVLLVKKRAFSEEELMMLPFSSFFIWLHRGRNSLESKN, from the coding sequence ATGGCTAGCAATGAATCAAATAAATTAGTAAGAGGTGCTTTGCTACTTACATTAGCTGGGTTCGTCAGCAAGCTGCTTAGTGCAGGTTACCGGATTCCGCTGCAAAACTTAACAGGGGATCTTGGTTTTTATATTTACCAGCAAATTTACCCCTTTCTTGGAATGGTCTTGGTCTTATCATTATATGGTTTTCCGTCAGCAATTTCTAAAATAGCGGTTGATCTAAAATCAGAAGGAAGGCAGCTTTCATTTACTCGTTTTTTTGTGCCTGTCTTCACTATTTTATTGACGATCAATGGCGCAATATTTCTATTTTTATTGTCAACCGCTGGAGAGATTGCGAATTGGATGGGTAACCCCAAACTACAGCAGGCATTACAGTTTGCTGCCTTTGCTTTTTTGTTGATTCCCTTTTCATCCTTATTACGTGGCGCGTTTCAAGGAAGTTATCAAATGAAGCCAACCGCACTATCACAAATTGGTGAGCAATTTATACGTGTGTTTATTATTATTTTGGCAGCTGTATTAATTGTCATCAATGGAAGGGATATTTATGAAATCGGACAGGCTGCAGCAATAGCCTCCATAGCTGGCGGGATAATGGCGATTATCGTTCTTGGAATGTTTCTTTTCAAACAAAGGCTAATCCAACCTGACTTGTTTACGATTCCTTGGGGCTATTATCTAAAAACGTTGCTAATCTTTGGTATTATTGCAGCGTTAAACCATATGGTACTAATCGTCATTCAATTCGCTGACGCATTTACATTGGTCCCGGGCCTAAAGGATTTTGGGATATCACAAATCGAGGCAATGGAGTTAAAGGGAGTTTTTGACAGAGGACAACCATTAATTCAACTCGGTACTGTGATTGGATCATCGTTTGCATTAGCCTTGATTCCATCCATATCGAAGCAAAAGTTGCAATCTAATCCTCAACAAAGTTATCATTACATTCGCAGCGGGTTAATATTTAGCTTTTATCTGGCTGTAGGTGCGACAGTTGGGTTACTTGTTATTTTTCCAGAAGTAAATACCGTATTATTTGAAAATGATTTAGGAACAACCAGTTTACGTATTCTTAGCATTGCTGTTTTTCTTTGTTCGCTCGCAATAACGGCCTCATCTATTTTACAGGGATTAGGCTATATCAAGCGAACGGCAGCTTTTATTTTAATTGCCTTTTTCATTAAATGGACGTTGAATCAATTATTTGTACCATTATGGAGTATTACTGGGAGTGCCATTGCAACTGTAATCAGCTTGCTAGTACTGTGTGGATTGGTTATTATCGAATTAAGAAAGAAGTTGCCAGATCTAAACTTTTGGCAAACTATTAATTGGCATGCATTGCTCATTGCTAGCTGTGTCATGGTTGTTTATCTCTATCTTATTCATTATGTTTTCGTGTTTTTTGACATAAATTCTCGCTTGGGATTACTGGCTTATGTTATCGGTGTAGCAGTAACTGGGGCGGTTGTATATATGGTTTTATTGGTGAAAAAGAGGGCATTTTCGGAAGAGGAATTAATGATGCTCCCATTTTCTTCTTTTTTCATTTGGCTACATAGAGGGAGGAATTCGCTTGAATCAAAAAATTGA